In Microbacterium galbinum, a single window of DNA contains:
- a CDS encoding zinc-dependent metalloprotease, whose amino-acid sequence MADNDPTPEDFQEFLRRMLAGQGGDIDPEALRGAFEGMDGLALDPAMMQTIMSQLQGAFGGDAWENALRQALHIANRDGQGITDGSRTSLVDAFALAGLWLGEATTISDLAQAPVAMTRGEWVEKTLPVWKEIAGPVSTSIADALTSALDTQVPEEMRDVVQGAGRLMRGLGGSVFAAQFGQVLGNLSLEVVSGGDVGIPVLPAGTAAIIPQNLSAFGEGLEIPDDQIALYLAARELAYARLYRHAKWLHLHVMAQITDFARGVTVDVDALEDVASRLDPSNPEELRAAIEGGALLPTQTEAQREALTRLENLIATIDGWVDVVTTQATSRLPDGARLAEAARRRRAVGGPAEDALGALVGLKLRPRRMREAAAMWQQVTDAVGIAARDALWDYPDLMPTADDIDDPTALVARLQATARGEQPVADEFDEALARLLDGDDFSGDADGKPDGDSSGGDESEDRPEGDRPV is encoded by the coding sequence ATGGCAGACAACGACCCGACACCCGAGGACTTCCAGGAGTTCCTGCGGCGGATGCTCGCAGGCCAGGGAGGCGACATCGACCCCGAGGCGCTGCGTGGTGCTTTCGAGGGCATGGACGGGCTGGCGCTCGACCCCGCGATGATGCAGACGATCATGTCGCAGTTGCAGGGCGCGTTCGGCGGCGACGCCTGGGAGAACGCGCTGCGCCAGGCGCTGCACATCGCGAACCGCGACGGACAGGGCATCACCGACGGCTCGCGCACCTCGCTCGTGGATGCGTTCGCCCTGGCGGGGCTCTGGCTCGGCGAGGCGACCACGATCTCCGACCTCGCCCAGGCGCCGGTCGCGATGACCCGCGGCGAATGGGTCGAGAAGACCCTCCCCGTGTGGAAGGAGATCGCCGGCCCCGTCTCGACCAGCATCGCCGATGCGCTCACCAGCGCACTCGACACGCAGGTCCCCGAGGAGATGCGCGACGTCGTGCAGGGCGCGGGCAGGCTCATGCGCGGGCTCGGCGGTTCGGTGTTCGCCGCGCAGTTCGGCCAGGTGCTCGGCAACCTCTCGCTCGAGGTGGTCTCGGGCGGAGACGTCGGCATCCCGGTGCTCCCCGCCGGCACCGCCGCGATCATCCCGCAGAACCTCTCCGCCTTCGGCGAGGGACTCGAGATCCCCGACGACCAGATCGCCCTCTACCTCGCGGCGCGCGAGCTCGCGTACGCCCGCCTGTACCGGCACGCCAAGTGGCTGCACCTGCACGTGATGGCCCAGATCACCGACTTCGCGCGCGGGGTGACGGTCGATGTGGATGCACTCGAAGACGTGGCGAGCCGACTCGATCCGTCCAATCCCGAGGAGCTGCGGGCCGCGATCGAGGGCGGTGCCCTGCTGCCGACGCAGACCGAGGCGCAGCGCGAGGCACTGACGCGGCTCGAGAACCTCATCGCGACGATCGACGGCTGGGTCGACGTCGTCACCACCCAGGCGACCTCGCGCCTCCCCGACGGTGCACGGCTCGCGGAGGCGGCACGTCGTCGGCGCGCGGTCGGCGGTCCCGCCGAGGACGCGCTCGGGGCTCTCGTCGGTCTGAAGCTGCGCCCGCGCCGCATGCGCGAGGCCGCCGCGATGTGGCAGCAGGTCACGGATGCCGTCGGTATCGCCGCCCGCGACGCGCTCTGGGACTACCCCGATCTGATGCCGACCGCCGACGACATCGACGACCCGACGGCCCTCGTCGCCCGCCTCCAGGCGACGGCGCGGGGCGAGCAGCCGGTCGCCGACGAGTTCGACGAGGCGCTGGCCCGCCTGCTCGACGGTGACGACTTCTCGGGCGACGCCGACGGAAAGCCGGACGGAGATTCGTCGGGCGGAGACGAGTCGGAAGACCGCCCCGAGGGCGACCGACCGGTCTGA
- a CDS encoding ATP-dependent helicase, which yields MSALDALDERQRQAASVLRGPVAVLAGAGTGKTRVITHRIAHGVDTGAYSPARVMAVTFTAKAAGELRGRLRALGVEGVAARTFHAAALAQLNFFWPTLAGQPAPSIIDNKVRMLGQVADAIRLRPSTATLRDIASEIEWRKVSMLSIEQHATLGRSVSGVDATQLAELQRGYEALKDERNQLDFEDVLLACAGMLEAEPRVAASVHEQYRHFTVDEFQDVSPLQNRLLELWIGDRHDICVVGDASQTIYSFAGAEQRFLLEFERRHPDATVVRLETNYRSQAPILSAANALMKGRPGALELTPAREQFATEPPTVTAYDSERDEAEGIAASISAQIAEGISPADIAVLYRAHAQSAALQQALAAEGIPTTVLGGTRFFSMPEVRQAILAIRAAAVAPVEQGFVPAVQRVLRELGLTDEPPAAGGAQRDGWEARRAILRLAEEAGPEATLRSFGDALMARAKDQHEPTMRTVTLSTLHAAKGLEWLHVHLAGWAEGALPISYATSFESIDEERRLAYVGVTRAARTLSLSWSRSAGRGERAPSRFLAEIGTTGRGTGILRETSPLASRGTRPR from the coding sequence GTGAGCGCTCTCGACGCACTCGACGAGCGCCAGCGGCAGGCGGCATCGGTCCTCCGCGGACCCGTCGCGGTGCTGGCGGGGGCCGGTACCGGCAAGACGCGCGTGATCACCCACCGGATCGCGCACGGAGTCGACACCGGCGCGTACTCGCCCGCGCGGGTGATGGCCGTGACGTTCACGGCGAAGGCCGCGGGGGAGCTGCGTGGGCGCCTGCGTGCGCTCGGGGTCGAGGGCGTCGCCGCCCGCACGTTCCACGCCGCCGCTCTCGCGCAGCTCAACTTCTTCTGGCCGACGCTCGCCGGACAGCCCGCCCCGTCGATCATCGACAACAAGGTGCGGATGCTGGGACAGGTCGCCGACGCCATCCGCCTGCGTCCCAGCACCGCGACCCTGCGGGACATCGCGTCGGAGATCGAATGGCGCAAGGTCTCCATGCTCTCGATCGAGCAGCACGCGACCCTGGGACGGTCGGTATCCGGCGTCGATGCGACGCAACTCGCCGAACTGCAGCGCGGATACGAGGCGCTCAAGGACGAGCGGAACCAGCTCGATTTCGAAGACGTTCTCCTGGCGTGCGCCGGGATGCTCGAGGCCGAACCGCGAGTCGCCGCATCGGTGCACGAGCAGTACCGCCACTTCACGGTCGACGAGTTCCAGGACGTCTCGCCTCTGCAGAACCGACTGCTCGAGCTCTGGATCGGTGACAGGCACGACATCTGCGTGGTCGGCGACGCCAGCCAGACGATCTACTCCTTCGCCGGCGCCGAGCAGCGTTTCCTCCTCGAGTTCGAGCGCCGCCATCCCGATGCGACCGTCGTGCGGCTCGAGACGAACTACCGCTCGCAGGCTCCCATCCTCTCCGCCGCGAACGCGCTCATGAAGGGGCGCCCCGGCGCCCTGGAGCTCACCCCCGCGCGCGAGCAGTTCGCGACCGAGCCGCCCACCGTCACCGCGTACGACAGCGAGCGCGACGAGGCGGAGGGAATCGCCGCGTCCATCTCGGCGCAGATCGCCGAGGGCATCTCTCCCGCAGACATCGCGGTGCTCTACCGGGCCCATGCCCAATCGGCCGCGCTGCAGCAGGCGCTCGCCGCGGAGGGCATCCCGACCACGGTGCTGGGCGGCACCCGTTTCTTCTCGATGCCCGAGGTGCGTCAGGCGATCCTCGCGATCCGTGCTGCGGCCGTCGCCCCGGTGGAGCAGGGGTTCGTCCCTGCGGTGCAGCGCGTGCTGCGCGAGCTCGGACTCACCGATGAACCGCCGGCGGCGGGCGGAGCCCAGCGTGACGGCTGGGAGGCGCGACGCGCGATCCTCCGCCTCGCCGAGGAGGCCGGGCCCGAAGCCACCTTGCGCTCCTTCGGCGATGCGCTCATGGCCCGGGCGAAGGATCAGCACGAGCCGACCATGCGCACCGTCACGCTCTCGACCCTGCACGCCGCGAAAGGCCTGGAGTGGTTGCACGTCCACCTCGCCGGATGGGCGGAGGGGGCATTGCCGATCTCCTATGCGACGAGCTTCGAATCGATCGACGAGGAGCGCCGTCTCGCGTACGTCGGCGTCACGCGAGCCGCGCGAACTCTGTCTCTGTCGTGGTCGCGCTCGGCGGGACGAGGCGAACGGGCTCCCTCGCGGTTCCTGGCAGAGATCGGGACGACGGGACGCGGCACAGGCATTCTCCGTGAAACCTCACCGCTCGCGAGTCGCGGGACCCGTCCGCGCTGA
- the nudC gene encoding NAD(+) diphosphatase, producing MHRPTLDRAAELREESGVIDRLRGETSTRVIAVRDGRVRVTDDLLVRVAPTEPVDATWALLGRDESGTPLLLAALPAKSASIDAAPDETWLGLRDLGARLPAQESEILIEALALAAWLRDAPFCPTCGGGTEIRQAGWSRRCLVCGRDHFPRTDPAVIVAVESRDGERLLLGANANWGGRMYSCFAGFVEAGESLESTVHRELAEESGVRLSALRYVSSQAWPFPRSLMVGFRAVVDDEADARADGEEIVDVRWFTRAEITSSLAGEGPVGLPGHASIARALIVDWLEAGA from the coding sequence ATGCACCGCCCAACCCTCGACCGCGCGGCCGAGCTCCGCGAGGAATCCGGCGTCATCGATCGTCTGCGCGGAGAGACGTCGACACGCGTGATCGCCGTCCGCGACGGTCGAGTGCGCGTGACCGATGATCTGCTGGTCCGCGTCGCGCCGACCGAACCCGTCGATGCCACATGGGCGCTCCTCGGGCGCGACGAGTCCGGAACTCCGCTGTTGTTGGCCGCGCTTCCGGCCAAGAGCGCATCGATCGACGCGGCTCCCGACGAGACGTGGCTCGGGCTGCGTGATCTCGGAGCGCGGCTCCCGGCGCAGGAGAGCGAGATCCTCATCGAGGCGCTGGCGCTCGCCGCCTGGCTGCGCGATGCGCCGTTCTGCCCGACCTGCGGCGGAGGCACCGAGATCCGTCAGGCGGGATGGTCGCGTCGCTGTCTGGTCTGCGGGCGCGATCACTTCCCGCGAACCGACCCTGCCGTGATCGTGGCGGTCGAGAGCCGCGACGGCGAGCGACTGCTCCTCGGCGCGAACGCGAACTGGGGCGGTCGGATGTACTCGTGCTTCGCGGGGTTCGTCGAGGCGGGCGAGTCGCTCGAATCGACCGTTCATCGTGAGCTCGCCGAGGAATCGGGGGTGCGTCTCTCCGCGCTGCGCTACGTGTCTTCGCAGGCTTGGCCGTTCCCGCGCTCTCTGATGGTCGGCTTCCGCGCGGTCGTCGACGACGAGGCGGATGCCCGCGCCGACGGCGAGGAGATCGTCGACGTGCGCTGGTTCACCCGCGCGGAGATCACGTCGTCCCTGGCGGGAGAGGGGCCCGTCGGGCTGCCCGGACACGCATCGATCGCGCGCGCACTCATCGTGGACTGGCTCGAGGCGGGCGCGTGA
- a CDS encoding phosphotransferase has protein sequence MGRSPFTLAAAVTAALPGAEVTGTRTLSADGDARFDSAVASLADGRELAIRVADDDETARELAAESLALRALTAGARAILPFRAPEYVGETRVGDGRALVTELLPGFQVEAAHVPAGRGTAESMGAAIAAVHGLPVSIVRSAGLVSRSAEESREDIRRLVDDAASTGRVPARLTARWRDAVADDELWRFESTVTLNGVQSTSFLLEDDDERGPQVTGLLNWHGLSVGDPAVDLAWLSAAPDAAPDVQAAYARSSERSPDGAIEVRARMLAELEFARWLVHGDSLHRPDIVDDAAALLEALAEGLRADDLAVVAARNEGVDSALDALDRVPAEAAALIDTSMQTDAYNPDELWAQESEEGSSSTDTSEAARRAAMVDVETEDLTGVGDIFTAPADAGDDADDDERDDDEAQRAARAALQRWKSSDSE, from the coding sequence ATGGGACGCTCACCTTTCACTCTAGCCGCGGCCGTGACGGCGGCACTGCCCGGCGCGGAGGTCACGGGTACTCGCACGCTGAGCGCAGACGGTGACGCACGTTTCGACTCCGCCGTCGCCTCGCTGGCCGACGGGCGCGAGCTCGCGATCCGCGTCGCGGACGACGACGAGACGGCCCGGGAGCTCGCCGCCGAGTCCCTCGCGCTGCGCGCCCTGACGGCCGGCGCGCGGGCGATCCTCCCGTTCCGCGCACCCGAGTACGTGGGCGAGACCCGCGTCGGCGATGGTCGCGCCCTCGTCACCGAACTCCTCCCCGGCTTCCAGGTCGAGGCCGCCCACGTACCGGCCGGACGCGGCACGGCGGAGTCGATGGGGGCAGCGATCGCCGCCGTGCACGGCCTGCCCGTCTCGATCGTCCGGAGCGCGGGTCTCGTCTCACGCTCGGCCGAGGAGAGCCGAGAGGACATCCGGCGGCTGGTCGACGACGCGGCCTCCACCGGCCGCGTTCCCGCCCGGCTGACGGCGCGCTGGCGGGATGCCGTCGCCGACGACGAGTTGTGGCGCTTCGAGTCGACCGTGACCCTGAACGGCGTGCAGTCGACCTCCTTCCTGCTCGAGGACGACGATGAGCGCGGTCCCCAGGTCACCGGACTGCTGAACTGGCACGGCCTCTCGGTCGGCGACCCGGCCGTCGACCTCGCCTGGCTCTCGGCCGCGCCCGACGCGGCACCCGACGTGCAGGCCGCCTACGCCCGGTCGTCGGAGCGTTCACCGGACGGTGCGATCGAGGTGCGCGCACGGATGCTCGCCGAACTCGAGTTCGCGCGCTGGCTGGTGCACGGGGACTCGCTGCACCGCCCCGACATCGTCGACGATGCGGCTGCCCTTCTCGAGGCGCTCGCCGAGGGTCTCCGCGCGGACGACCTCGCCGTCGTCGCCGCGCGGAACGAGGGGGTCGACTCGGCCCTCGACGCGCTCGACCGCGTTCCCGCGGAAGCCGCAGCACTGATCGACACCTCGATGCAGACCGACGCCTACAATCCCGACGAACTCTGGGCGCAGGAATCGGAGGAGGGATCGTCGTCGACCGACACCTCCGAAGCGGCGCGTCGCGCCGCGATGGTCGACGTCGAAACCGAGGACCTCACCGGCGTCGGCGATATCTTCACGGCCCCGGCGGACGCCGGCGACGACGCGGATGACGACGAACGCGATGACGACGAGGCTCAGCGCGCGGCGCGCGCGGCGCTCCAGCGCTGGAAGAGCTCGGACTCGGAGTAG
- a CDS encoding UvrD-helicase domain-containing protein, giving the protein MTGWGGGLGLSATDVAAALGQPSPTPAQQQVIEAPPSPALVVAGAGSGKTETMSGRVVWLVANGHVRRDEILGLTFTRKAAGELAERIGHRLAVIDEFGRRGLLPHVPEIVATHALRRVEEAAAGRQRDVVRTHVLDELAGRYGTGWDPTAPRAAEELMIRPRVSTYNAFADGIVREHAARIGRDADVAMLSQAASWMLAREVVLRADLPELEGIDYALGTVIDAVQRLAGEALDHRVDLDEAERLARETALSFEPYRGNGDVEKAAANLLSLPTLAALVREYIAEKGRRGVLDFADQVGGAYDIVEAAPDVRAELREQHRVVLLDEYQDTSVIQTRFLAELFHDSAVMAVGDPHQSIYGWRGASADNLYAFSSAFAREQEAQTYSLMTSWRNDRGILDIANRVLEPLQRPGLDVPPLEPRPGAGSGSVDLRFAFTVDDEAADVARWFVERRAAHDASAAGRPHTGALLFRSKRHMQTFAAALAAEGVPHRILGLGGLLATPEVVDVVSTLRVVHDPTAGSALIRLLTGPRFGVGVADMAALYDLGRTLAERDTSMMPLPEEVRVRLRSSRGADEAVSIVDAVDVVRAVRDDYRLLEGFTPDGRSRIRAAGEMLERLRRASSQPLTELLRLIELELRLDIELAANETRGPARVASTQLRAFSDEVRAFLSADDRGTIGSLLAWLDKAESTDELMPRPEPPEPGVVQLLTIHGSKGLEWDAVAVVRLVADELPSRVSDTSGWFGFGVVPFALRGDRDALPRFEWDPEGAVDGELDPKKRQALAQASLSGGATKANPQGGAIKRFKDAYRAYQQQEERRLAYVAVTRARTDLLLSGAHWAGQKAPRTPSPFLLEAIDVREHEPIEPVNPDENPYDGPGATVSWPLDPLGARRPLVESAAEMVAGALARPETLIPSEELERLLAERAARLRGIDAAAPTRVPASRFKDYVTDYGGTVSAIIRPMPERPYRQTRLGTLFHAWVEHRSSLVGVGARVDEALWEIDEDEVGGEIGPAPGEGTGEAADAADLAILQATFERSEWGSLQPIAVEIEIDFALGAGLADAPADRAGESDAHIVICKLDAVYRRDDRGGRIEIVDWKTGKPPKGEAERDERMLQLALYGLAYHRRFGVPLDEIDVALYYVADDLVIRGDRVYSESELFQRWSAARAAR; this is encoded by the coding sequence GTGACCGGCTGGGGCGGCGGACTCGGGTTGTCGGCGACCGATGTCGCGGCGGCTCTCGGCCAGCCCTCACCCACCCCCGCGCAGCAGCAGGTGATCGAGGCGCCGCCGTCGCCCGCCCTCGTCGTCGCCGGAGCGGGCAGCGGGAAGACCGAGACGATGTCGGGTCGCGTGGTGTGGCTCGTCGCCAACGGTCATGTACGACGCGACGAGATCCTCGGACTCACCTTCACCCGAAAGGCTGCGGGCGAGCTCGCCGAGCGCATCGGGCACCGCCTCGCCGTGATCGACGAGTTCGGTCGCCGCGGTCTGCTGCCGCACGTGCCGGAGATCGTGGCGACGCACGCCCTGCGCCGGGTGGAAGAGGCGGCCGCGGGTCGTCAGCGCGACGTCGTGCGGACGCACGTGCTCGACGAGCTCGCCGGCCGTTACGGCACGGGCTGGGACCCGACCGCTCCGCGTGCGGCCGAGGAGCTGATGATCCGCCCACGGGTGTCGACCTACAACGCCTTCGCCGACGGCATCGTGCGCGAGCACGCCGCTCGGATCGGACGGGACGCCGACGTGGCGATGCTGAGCCAGGCCGCGTCGTGGATGCTCGCGCGAGAGGTCGTGCTGCGCGCCGACCTCCCGGAACTCGAGGGGATCGACTACGCGCTCGGCACGGTCATCGACGCGGTGCAGCGCCTCGCGGGGGAGGCTCTCGACCATCGGGTCGATCTCGACGAGGCCGAGCGTCTCGCGCGCGAGACGGCGCTGTCGTTCGAGCCGTACCGCGGCAACGGCGACGTCGAGAAGGCGGCGGCGAACCTTCTCAGCCTGCCGACGCTCGCCGCGCTCGTGCGCGAGTACATCGCCGAGAAGGGGCGACGCGGCGTGCTCGACTTCGCCGATCAGGTCGGTGGCGCCTACGACATCGTCGAGGCCGCTCCCGACGTGCGCGCCGAGCTGCGCGAGCAGCACCGCGTCGTCCTGCTCGACGAGTATCAGGACACCTCGGTCATCCAGACCCGTTTCCTCGCCGAGCTGTTCCACGACAGCGCGGTGATGGCCGTGGGAGACCCGCACCAGTCGATCTACGGCTGGCGCGGCGCGAGCGCCGACAATCTGTACGCGTTCTCGAGCGCCTTCGCGCGCGAGCAGGAGGCGCAGACGTACAGCCTCATGACCAGCTGGCGCAACGACCGCGGCATCCTCGACATCGCCAATCGCGTGCTCGAGCCGCTGCAGCGGCCGGGGCTCGACGTGCCCCCACTCGAACCCCGTCCCGGTGCGGGCTCCGGAAGCGTCGATCTGCGATTCGCTTTCACGGTCGACGACGAGGCCGCCGATGTCGCTCGCTGGTTCGTCGAGCGACGAGCCGCGCACGACGCATCCGCCGCCGGGCGCCCGCACACCGGCGCGCTGCTGTTCCGTTCGAAACGTCACATGCAGACCTTCGCGGCCGCGCTCGCCGCGGAGGGCGTACCGCACCGCATCCTCGGGCTCGGCGGACTGTTGGCGACCCCCGAAGTGGTCGACGTCGTCTCCACCCTGCGCGTGGTCCACGACCCGACCGCGGGTTCGGCACTCATCCGTCTGCTCACGGGTCCGCGGTTCGGCGTCGGGGTGGCCGATATGGCCGCTCTCTACGATCTCGGCCGAACCCTCGCCGAACGCGACACCTCGATGATGCCGCTTCCCGAAGAGGTGCGCGTGCGACTGCGCTCGTCGCGCGGCGCCGATGAGGCGGTGTCGATCGTCGATGCCGTCGACGTGGTGCGAGCGGTGCGCGACGACTATCGCCTGCTGGAGGGATTCACCCCTGACGGGCGATCGCGCATCCGCGCAGCGGGGGAGATGCTCGAGCGGCTTCGGCGTGCCTCGTCGCAGCCGCTGACCGAGCTGCTGCGTCTGATCGAACTCGAGCTGCGCCTCGACATCGAACTCGCGGCGAACGAGACCCGGGGGCCGGCACGGGTCGCCTCGACGCAGCTCCGCGCGTTCTCCGATGAGGTGCGTGCCTTTCTCTCGGCCGACGACCGCGGCACGATCGGCAGCCTCCTCGCCTGGCTCGACAAGGCGGAGAGCACCGACGAGCTCATGCCGCGCCCGGAGCCCCCCGAGCCGGGCGTGGTGCAGCTGCTGACGATCCACGGATCGAAGGGGCTGGAGTGGGATGCCGTCGCAGTCGTCCGTCTCGTCGCCGACGAACTCCCCAGCCGGGTCTCCGACACCTCGGGCTGGTTCGGCTTCGGGGTCGTGCCGTTCGCGCTCCGCGGCGACCGCGACGCGCTGCCGCGATTCGAATGGGACCCCGAGGGTGCGGTCGACGGTGAGCTCGACCCGAAGAAACGCCAGGCGCTGGCGCAGGCGTCACTGTCGGGCGGGGCGACCAAGGCCAATCCCCAGGGCGGCGCGATCAAGCGCTTCAAGGACGCGTACCGCGCCTATCAGCAGCAGGAGGAACGCCGGCTCGCCTACGTGGCGGTCACACGCGCGCGCACCGACCTGCTTCTCAGCGGTGCGCACTGGGCGGGGCAGAAGGCTCCCCGCACGCCGAGTCCTTTCCTGCTCGAGGCGATCGACGTGCGCGAGCACGAGCCCATCGAACCGGTCAATCCCGACGAGAACCCCTACGACGGGCCGGGAGCGACGGTCTCGTGGCCACTGGATCCGCTCGGTGCCCGCCGTCCGCTCGTCGAGTCGGCGGCGGAGATGGTAGCCGGGGCCCTCGCGCGACCCGAGACGCTGATTCCCTCGGAAGAGCTCGAGCGGCTCCTCGCCGAGCGCGCCGCGCGTCTGCGTGGCATCGACGCAGCGGCGCCGACCCGCGTGCCCGCCTCCCGTTTCAAGGACTACGTCACGGACTACGGCGGCACGGTCTCGGCGATCATCCGCCCGATGCCGGAGCGTCCGTACCGGCAGACCCGACTCGGCACGCTCTTCCACGCCTGGGTCGAGCACCGGTCATCGCTCGTGGGCGTCGGTGCCCGCGTCGACGAGGCGCTCTGGGAGATCGACGAGGACGAGGTGGGCGGCGAGATCGGTCCGGCGCCGGGAGAGGGAACCGGCGAAGCGGCGGATGCGGCCGACCTCGCCATCCTCCAGGCGACGTTCGAGCGCAGCGAGTGGGGTTCCCTCCAGCCGATCGCCGTCGAGATCGAGATCGACTTCGCGCTCGGCGCCGGGCTCGCGGATGCCCCCGCTGACCGGGCCGGCGAGTCCGACGCGCACATCGTGATCTGCAAGCTCGATGCCGTGTACCGCCGCGACGATCGTGGAGGCCGGATCGAGATCGTCGACTGGAAGACGGGAAAGCCGCCGAAGGGCGAGGCCGAGCGGGACGAGCGGATGCTGCAGCTCGCACTGTACGGTCTCGCCTACCACCGCCGATTCGGGGTGCCGCTCGACGAGATCGACGTCGCGCTCTACTACGTCGCCGACGACCTCGTCATCCGCGGAGACCGGGTCTACTCCGAGTCCGAGCTCTTCCAGCGCTGGAGCGCCGCGCGCGCCGCGCGCTGA
- a CDS encoding RecB family exonuclease, which translates to MPPTAGIGTIIHEAMEKVPDGDLEQMRAIVAEHWPELDFETEWIGRKERRRADLYVDRLHTYLGDVRRDGGRVVGSETRFDFAVSLPDDDGLPVVHDVGDDRGARAIVSGYIDRIEAYPPGAGEHPPARGRGWTEMTADREGERAVVVDLKTGRTDPEADAGVREHAQLAAYQVAVQQGLIEGAPADALAGARLVIVSKTLAKSDYRIAHQHTLDDTAREAFLRRVADAARGMSASSFTAQVESHCADTQRRIHPCRIHTVPAVSA; encoded by the coding sequence ATGCCGCCGACGGCGGGGATCGGCACGATCATCCACGAGGCCATGGAGAAGGTACCGGACGGCGACCTCGAGCAGATGCGGGCGATCGTCGCGGAGCACTGGCCCGAGCTGGACTTCGAGACCGAGTGGATCGGACGCAAGGAGCGGCGTCGAGCCGACCTCTACGTCGACCGGCTGCACACGTACCTCGGCGACGTCCGACGCGACGGAGGGCGGGTCGTCGGCAGCGAGACGCGGTTCGACTTCGCCGTCTCCCTGCCCGATGACGACGGCCTCCCGGTCGTGCACGACGTCGGTGACGACAGAGGAGCGCGCGCGATCGTGAGCGGCTACATCGACCGTATCGAGGCCTATCCTCCGGGGGCGGGGGAGCATCCCCCGGCGCGGGGGCGCGGGTGGACCGAGATGACCGCGGACCGCGAGGGCGAGCGCGCGGTGGTCGTCGACCTCAAGACCGGACGCACCGATCCGGAGGCGGACGCGGGAGTCCGTGAGCACGCCCAACTGGCGGCGTACCAGGTGGCGGTCCAGCAGGGCCTGATCGAGGGTGCCCCCGCCGATGCCCTCGCCGGGGCGCGTCTCGTGATCGTCTCGAAGACCCTCGCCAAGAGCGACTACCGCATCGCCCACCAGCACACGCTCGACGACACCGCGCGCGAGGCGTTCCTGCGCCGTGTGGCCGATGCCGCCCGCGGGATGTCGGCCTCGAGTTTCACCGCGCAGGTCGAGTCGCACTGCGCCGACACGCAGCGCCGCATCCACCCCTGTCGGATCCACACTGTCCCGGCGGTGAGCGCGTGA
- a CDS encoding DUF3107 domain-containing protein, translated as MEIRIGIINTGRELSFETATAAEEIRTQVAAALDQSTAHLSFTDIKGNSYIVPTANLAYIELGTEESRRVGFVA; from the coding sequence GTGGAAATCCGCATCGGAATCATCAACACCGGCCGCGAGCTGAGCTTCGAGACCGCCACCGCAGCAGAAGAGATCCGCACCCAGGTCGCGGCAGCGCTCGACCAGAGCACCGCGCACCTGAGCTTCACCGACATCAAGGGCAACTCCTACATCGTCCCCACCGCGAACCTCGCCTACATCGAGCTGGGCACCGAGGAATCGCGCCGGGTCGGGTTCGTCGCCTGA
- a CDS encoding ferritin-like fold-containing protein → MVKWFWQRDDAPRRTLALRSRGDQGDATRVDFADLAPELPRFLGQAAYLQLGYFETLTRLIRATPELAEKEALSRAAGAALTKHRGIVEVIAERGDDPTQLMLPFRENLDAFRRKTIGARPRETLLAVYITAGMLDDFYLALASSYGETGRRIAEILREDDARHEIVSIIQETIESDEEWRSLLSMWARRLVGDTILVCRSALKPEVFVAPDDERIEPVYTELMGAHARRMDAMGLAS, encoded by the coding sequence GTGGTTAAGTGGTTCTGGCAGCGCGACGATGCGCCGCGACGCACTCTCGCCCTGCGCAGCCGGGGCGACCAGGGCGACGCGACCCGCGTGGACTTCGCCGACCTCGCACCCGAGCTGCCCCGCTTCCTGGGCCAGGCCGCCTATCTGCAGCTGGGGTACTTCGAGACCCTCACGCGTCTCATCCGCGCGACGCCGGAGCTCGCCGAGAAGGAAGCGCTCTCCCGTGCGGCCGGGGCCGCTCTCACGAAGCATCGCGGCATCGTCGAGGTGATCGCCGAGCGCGGCGACGACCCCACGCAGCTGATGCTCCCGTTCCGCGAGAACCTCGATGCGTTCCGCCGCAAGACGATCGGTGCGCGACCGCGCGAGACGCTCCTCGCCGTGTACATCACGGCCGGGATGCTCGACGACTTCTATCTCGCCCTCGCCTCCAGCTACGGCGAGACCGGGCGGCGGATCGCCGAGATCCTGCGCGAGGACGACGCCCGCCACGAGATCGTCTCGATCATCCAGGAGACGATCGAGAGCGACGAGGAGTGGCGCTCACTGCTGTCGATGTGGGCGCGACGCCTGGTGGGTGACACGATCCTCGTCTGCCGCTCGGCGCTGAAGCCCGAGGTCTTCGTGGCACCGGACGACGAGCGCATCGAACCTGTGTACACCGAGCTGATGGGCGCGCACGCGCGTCGCATGGATGCGATGGGGCTCGCGTCCTAG